One Solanum pennellii chromosome 9, SPENNV200 DNA segment encodes these proteins:
- the LOC107030430 gene encoding F-box protein At4g00893-like produces the protein MEEEEYIRTRISSRTWCDLYPELLSEIAESLGIIDLLGFRGVCRDWRSASFTASASIESTSLNSKLCFLLHNDRDENTILFNPTTNKSYTINIPELKEATCLASTQGWLLISQRGNIFFFCPFSRVKIDLPPIQGLENTPAVAAFSSPPSSTDCVTAIIYKKNDDIVEVNVLQRGASMWIKHDYDLKFYQKSFGDAKCATFQQGCLYMMDGFKKLLTFTLEDKRFEMFIIVDHTTNRDQNMETLSFRYKDKHFSRSNLKKQMNLGDDVTITTCGATYFGRDVEVLIHNENIEAMEGTNAQHFKGIWIQPRYFQLPPNYSW, from the exons ATGGAAGAAGAAGA GTACATTAGAACAAGGATTTCATCAAGAACATGGTGTGATCTATATCCAGAGCTTTTAAGTGAAATAGCAGAGAGTTTAGGAATAATTGATCTTCTTGGCTTTCGCGGAGTCTGCAGAGATTGGCGTTCTGCTTCCTTCACAGCTTCAGCCTCTATTGAATCAACGTCTCTTAACTCAAAGCTCTGTTTCCTTCTTCATAATGATCGCGATGAGAACACTATCCTGTTTAATCCAACCACCAACAAGAGTTATACCATCAATATCCCCGAGTTGAAAGAAGCAACTTGCCTTGCATCAACTCAAGGTTGGCTACTCATATCGCAAAGAGGTaacattttcttcttctgcCCTTTCTCTCGCGTCAAAATTGACCTCCCACCTATTCAAGGACTAGAAAACACTCCCGCGGTTGCTGCATTTTCTTCACCTCCTTCCTCAACGGATTGTGTTACCGCTATCatttacaagaaaaatgatGATATTGTTGAGGTAAATGTGCTACAACGCGGAGCTAGCATGTGGATTAAGCATGATTATGATCTCAAGTTTTATCAAAAGAGTTTTGGTGATGCTAAATGTGCTACTTTTCAACAAGGGTGTCTCTATATGATGGATGGTTTTAAGAAgttgttgacattcacattggaAGATAAAAGGTTTGAGATGTTCATAATAGTTGACCATACTACTAATAGGGATCAAAATATGGAAACCTTGTCATTTAGGTACAAGGACAAACATTTTAGTAGAAGTAATTTGAAAAAACAGATGAATCTTGGTGATGATGTTACTATTACTACTTGTGGTGCTACTTATTTTGGAAGGGATGTAGAAGTTTTGATCCACAATGAAAACATTGAGGCAATGGAAGGAACAAATGCTCAACATTTTAAAGGAATTTGGATTCAGCCTAGATACTTTCAACTCCCTCCAAATTATAGTTGGTGA
- the LOC107031510 gene encoding protein CIA1: MNFEDENFELREIQRLEGHTDKVWSVAWKPATGINGVPAVFASCSGDKTVRIWEEDSTGSFQCQAVLEETHTRTVRSCAWSPSGKFLATASFDATTAIWENVGVDFECVSTLEGHDNEVKSVSWNNSGSLLATCGRDKSVWIWEVLPGNEFDCVSVLQGHTQDVKMVQWNPSMDTLFSCSYDNTIKVWVEDGDSDDWHCIQTLGESNSGHTSTVWSLSFDASGDKMVSCSDDLTIKVWTSKMQEGDQNAPWKHVCTLSGYHDRTIFSVHWSREGIIASGAADDAICLFVENNDNEVEGPSFKLLLKKEKAHEMDVNSVQWNSGDRRLLASASDDGTLKIWELVRLSGQKLL; this comes from the exons ATGAATTTTGAGGATGAGAATTTTGAACTTAGAGAGATTCAGAGGCTTGAAGGCCACACCGATAAGGTTTGGAGCGTCGCTTGGAAACCGGCTACCGGAATCAATGGTGTTCCAGCTGTATTTGCTTCCTGCAGCGGCGATAAAACCGTACGAATCTGGGAAGAGGACTCCACAGGCTCTTTCCAGTGTCAG GCTGTTTTGGAGGAAACACATACACGGACTGTTAGATCATGTGCATGGTCACCGTCGGGCAAATTTTTGGCAACAGCTAGCTTTGATGCCACCACTGCTATTTGGGAAAATGTTGGGGTTGACTTTGAGTGTGTCTCCACTTTGGAG GGTCATGACAATGAAGTGAAAAGCGTTTCTTGGAATAATTCGGGCTCACTGCTTGCGACATGTGGACGAGATAAGTCGGTTTGGATATGGGAAGTTTTGCCTGGAAATGAGTTTGACTGTGTTTCAGTGTTACAAGGGCACACACAAGATGTTAAGATGGTTCAGTGGAATCCATCTATGGATACTTTGTTCTCATGTAGTTATGATAACACCATTAAG GTTTGGGTAGAGGATGGCGATAGTGATGATTGGCATTGTATTCAAACTTTGGGTGAATCTAATAG TGGACATACTTCTACTGTCTGGTCTCTCTCTTTCGATGCTAGTGGAGACAAAATGGTTTCTTGCAG TGATGACCTTACCATTAAGGTATGGACTAGCAAAATGCAGGAAGGGGATCAAAATGCACCTTG GAAACATGTCTGCACCCTATCTGGATATCATGATAGGACAATTTTCTCAGTTCATTGGTCAAG GGAAGGAATAATTGCTAGTGGAGCAGCTGATGACGCTATATGTTTATTTGTTGAGAATAACGACAATGAG GTTGAGGGACCTTCATTTAAACTACTTCTGAAGAAAGAGAAGGCTCATGAAATGGATGTAAATTCTGTGCAATGGAACTCTGGG GATAGGAGGCTTCTTGCTTCGGCCAGTGATGATGGGACTCTGAAGATATGGGAGTTGGTTCGTCTCTCTGGACAGAAGTTGCTGTGA